A region of Shewanella psychromarinicola DNA encodes the following proteins:
- the rpoH gene encoding RNA polymerase sigma factor RpoH has translation MTDQTQSMALTVPHSTSSLEAYIQSVTSINMLDADTEYGIAKRLQENGDLHAAKQLIMSHLRFVVHVAKGYSGYGLPQADLIQEGNIGLMKAVKRFDPDVGVRLVSFAVHWIKAEIHEYVLKNWRIVKVATTKAQRKLFFNIRKSKKRLGWFSDAEVTMVAENLGVSKADVTEMESRMAAQDPAFDLASDSDDDHQDFAPALFLEDHSSDVASQVENANWEADSQTRLLSAIKTLDERSQHILRARWLDDHKVTLQELASTYQVSAERIRQLEKNAMNKLKSCIA, from the coding sequence ATGACTGATCAAACGCAATCAATGGCGCTGACTGTTCCACACAGCACTAGCAGTCTAGAGGCGTACATCCAGTCTGTGACCAGCATTAACATGTTGGACGCGGATACAGAGTATGGCATCGCCAAGCGTTTACAAGAAAACGGCGATCTACACGCTGCAAAACAATTAATTATGTCGCATCTTCGTTTTGTTGTGCATGTTGCGAAAGGCTACTCTGGATACGGTTTACCACAGGCAGACCTTATTCAAGAAGGTAATATTGGCTTGATGAAAGCGGTTAAACGCTTCGATCCTGATGTTGGTGTTCGCTTGGTCTCCTTTGCGGTACATTGGATTAAAGCTGAAATTCATGAATACGTACTGAAAAACTGGCGTATCGTGAAAGTCGCGACCACAAAAGCACAGCGTAAATTATTCTTTAATATCCGGAAGTCTAAAAAGCGTTTAGGTTGGTTTAGTGACGCTGAAGTGACTATGGTCGCGGAGAATCTGGGTGTATCTAAAGCTGACGTGACTGAGATGGAGTCTCGCATGGCAGCACAAGATCCGGCTTTTGATTTAGCCAGTGACAGTGACGACGACCATCAAGATTTTGCCCCAGCATTATTCTTAGAAGATCATTCTTCAGATGTGGCATCGCAGGTTGAAAATGCCAATTGGGAAGCCGATTCTCAAACACGTTTATTATCAGCAATCAAAACCTTAGATGAACGTAGTCAGCATATATTACGTGCGCGTTGGTTAGATGATCATAAAGTGACTTTGCAAGAACTGGCATCGACTTACCAAGTCTCTGCGGAACGTATTCGGCAGTTAGAAAAGAATGCTATGAACAAACTTAAATCGTGTATAGCGTAA
- the ftsX gene encoding permease-like cell division protein FtsX, whose translation MSKKPNITQSKLPLSGRIVMFFIRHVQQGTSSMGELWRNPVSSIMTMAVLGVSLSLPAALQVLVKNAENITQSWNSAAEISLFINKGRSEQSIQSLLSRIKVFREVESVTYISREQALEEFQRLSGFGEALAYLDENPLPAVVTVTPSVKYSSPAGARELLVKLEREPEVSFGRLDIEWLERLQALLKLLEKTVLAIAALLILAVVLVIGNTIRLAIMNRRAEIEVMKLVGATEAFIQRPFLYTGIWYGVIGGILAWLIINLLVWYIDSALAELLGLYGSELTIESLTFLELIKLVLLASFLGWLGSYLSVRQHLRSIEPS comes from the coding sequence ATGAGTAAAAAACCGAATATTACTCAAAGTAAATTACCCTTAAGTGGCCGTATTGTGATGTTTTTTATTCGTCATGTGCAGCAAGGCACCTCGAGTATGGGTGAACTTTGGCGTAATCCAGTGTCATCAATTATGACCATGGCAGTATTGGGCGTGAGTTTAAGTTTACCGGCCGCATTACAGGTGCTGGTTAAAAATGCTGAAAACATCACCCAGTCTTGGAACAGTGCTGCTGAAATTTCGTTATTCATTAATAAAGGCCGCAGTGAGCAATCTATTCAAAGTTTATTGTCGCGTATTAAAGTCTTCCGAGAAGTTGAATCCGTGACGTATATTAGTCGTGAGCAAGCATTAGAAGAGTTTCAGCGTTTATCAGGTTTTGGTGAGGCACTTGCATACTTAGATGAGAACCCTTTACCTGCAGTGGTTACCGTAACCCCTTCGGTTAAATACTCGAGTCCGGCAGGGGCGCGTGAGCTACTGGTAAAATTAGAGCGCGAACCAGAAGTCAGCTTTGGTCGTTTAGATATTGAATGGTTAGAGCGTTTGCAAGCATTGCTTAAATTACTTGAGAAAACCGTGCTGGCGATTGCCGCCTTGCTGATCCTCGCGGTGGTATTAGTGATTGGCAACACTATTCGTCTTGCGATTATGAACCGTCGAGCTGAAATTGAAGTGATGAAGTTAGTGGGCGCGACGGAAGCCTTTATTCAACGTCCTTTTTTGTATACCGGGATTTGGTATGGCGTTATAGGTGGCATTTTGGCTTGGCTAATTATCAACCTGTTAGTGTGGTATATCGATAGTGCCTTAGCCGAATTATTGGGTTTATATGGCAGTGAATTAACCATTGAGTCGTTAACATTTTTAGAATTAATTAAACTGGTGTTACTGGCATCATTTTTAGGCTGGTTGGGTTCGTATTTATCTGTGCGTCAGCACTTACGTAGCATTGAACCGTCATAA
- the ftsE gene encoding cell division ATP-binding protein FtsE, protein MIQFEKVSKIYAGGQKALMDVNFHLRQGEMAFLTGHSGAGKSTLLKLITVIERATAGKVSINGHNIANVGPKHVPYLRRNIGVIFQNHHLLMDKTVFDNVALPLVIEGFTHGEIRKRVAGALDMVGLYGKERHLPIMLSGGEQQRVGIARAIVNKPPLLLADEPTGNLDPKLSMDILRLFEAFNDSGTSVLIATHDLGLIARMKYRTFTLRQGRMLGGESSASEGEYIR, encoded by the coding sequence ATGATCCAATTTGAGAAGGTCAGTAAAATCTATGCTGGTGGTCAAAAGGCCCTCATGGATGTCAATTTTCATCTTCGACAAGGTGAAATGGCCTTTTTAACCGGCCATTCAGGTGCCGGTAAAAGTACCTTGCTCAAACTCATTACCGTAATTGAACGTGCCACGGCAGGTAAGGTGTCCATTAATGGGCATAACATTGCCAATGTGGGACCTAAACATGTGCCATATTTACGCCGTAATATTGGGGTGATCTTCCAGAACCATCATTTGCTGATGGATAAAACCGTATTTGACAATGTTGCCTTACCGTTAGTGATTGAAGGCTTCACCCATGGCGAAATTCGTAAACGGGTGGCTGGCGCACTCGACATGGTGGGTTTATATGGCAAAGAACGTCATTTGCCGATAATGCTTTCTGGTGGTGAACAGCAACGTGTGGGTATTGCCCGCGCCATTGTTAACAAACCACCATTATTATTGGCTGATGAACCGACAGGTAACTTAGACCCTAAATTATCGATGGATATTTTACGTTTATTTGAGGCCTTTAATGACTCGGGGACCAGTGTCCTCATTGCCACCCACGACTTAGGCCTTATTGCGCGAATGAAGTATCGTACTTTTACTCTGCGTCAAGGACGCATGCTCGGTGGAGAAAGCTCTGCCTCTGAAGGGGAGTACATACGATGA
- the ftsY gene encoding signal recognition particle-docking protein FtsY, producing MAKKGFFSWFRKDKPAPEVEEQHVDAEHDVATEAKDQTQQAEPQKQADDVARLEAERLENERAEQARVDVEHIAAETLAAEVLVAQQLAAEQQAQVVELARIEAERLAAEQLTAEKLAAEQQVQAAELARIEAERLAAEQLAAEKLAAEQQAQAAELARIEAERFAAEQLTAEKLATEQQAQATELARIEADRLATEQLAAEQLQLAEQHIPTASIALEEQEEPQAKPKKEGMFARLKRGLMRTSENVGSGFVGLFRGKKINDDLFEELEEQLLIADVGVETTTKLIKSLTEHASRKQLKDAEALYDLMREEMQKILDPVAVPLVPENPNGPFVILMIGVNGVGKTTTIGKLAKQYQSQGKSVMLAAGDTFRAAAVEQLQVWGQRNNIPVVAQHTGADSASVIFDALQAAKARKVDVLIADTAGRLQNKSHLMEELKKVVRVMKKLDPDSPHEVMLTLDASTGQNAISQAQLFKEAVGVTGITISKLDGTAKGGVIFAIADKFTIPIRHIGVGEQIDDLRTFNANDFIEALFSQDKTDQ from the coding sequence ATGGCAAAGAAAGGTTTTTTTTCCTGGTTTCGTAAAGATAAGCCCGCCCCTGAAGTTGAAGAACAACACGTTGATGCGGAGCATGACGTTGCAACAGAGGCTAAAGATCAAACCCAACAAGCTGAGCCGCAAAAGCAAGCGGATGACGTTGCGCGCTTAGAAGCCGAGCGTCTTGAAAATGAACGTGCAGAACAAGCCCGTGTCGATGTCGAGCATATTGCAGCGGAAACGTTAGCCGCTGAAGTATTAGTCGCACAACAGCTGGCAGCAGAGCAACAAGCTCAAGTGGTAGAACTTGCTCGCATTGAAGCGGAACGTCTTGCGGCAGAACAATTAACAGCCGAAAAGCTGGCAGCAGAGCAACAAGTTCAAGCGGCAGAGCTTGCTCGCATTGAAGCGGAACGTCTTGCGGCAGAACAATTAGCCGCCGAAAAGCTGGCAGCAGAGCAACAAGCTCAAGCGGCAGAACTTGCTCGTATTGAAGCGGAACGTTTTGCGGCAGAACAATTAACAGCCGAAAAGCTGGCAACAGAGCAACAAGCTCAAGCGACAGAACTTGCTCGCATTGAAGCGGATCGTCTTGCGACAGAACAATTAGCAGCAGAGCAACTGCAGTTAGCCGAACAACATATCCCCACAGCGTCAATCGCATTAGAAGAGCAAGAGGAACCTCAAGCTAAGCCTAAGAAAGAAGGCATGTTTGCGCGTTTAAAACGCGGTTTAATGCGCACTAGCGAGAATGTTGGATCGGGCTTTGTTGGCTTATTTCGCGGTAAAAAAATTAATGATGACTTATTTGAAGAACTCGAAGAACAATTATTAATTGCCGATGTGGGCGTAGAAACCACCACTAAATTAATTAAAAGCCTGACCGAGCATGCCTCGCGCAAACAACTTAAAGATGCGGAAGCGCTTTATGATTTAATGCGGGAAGAAATGCAAAAAATACTCGATCCGGTTGCAGTGCCTTTGGTCCCAGAAAATCCCAACGGTCCGTTTGTTATTTTAATGATCGGAGTGAACGGTGTTGGTAAAACAACCACTATTGGTAAGCTGGCTAAACAGTATCAAAGCCAAGGTAAATCTGTCATGTTAGCTGCGGGCGATACCTTTCGCGCGGCGGCTGTTGAACAGTTACAAGTGTGGGGGCAGCGCAATAATATTCCGGTAGTGGCACAGCATACCGGCGCTGATAGTGCTTCAGTCATATTTGATGCCTTACAAGCCGCTAAAGCGCGTAAAGTCGACGTATTAATCGCCGATACCGCGGGGCGTTTACAAAACAAAAGTCACTTAATGGAAGAGTTGAAGAAGGTCGTGCGTGTCATGAAAAAACTCGACCCAGATTCCCCCCATGAAGTCATGTTAACCTTAGATGCCAGCACGGGTCAGAATGCCATTAGCCAAGCACAGTTGTTTAAAGAAGCCGTTGGCGTGACGGGTATTACCATCAGTAAATTAGATGGTACTGCTAAAGGCGGGGTCATTTTTGCGATCGCCGATAAGTTTACTATTCCGATCCGTCATATCGGTGTCGGTGAGCAAATTGATGATTTGCGTACCTTTAACGCCAATGACTTTATTGAAGCATTATTTAGCCAGGATAAAACGGACCAATAA
- the rsmD gene encoding 16S rRNA (guanine(966)-N(2))-methyltransferase RsmD, translated as MAKKNTSSGQVRIISGQWRSRKLPIHDLEGLRPTTDRVRETLFNWLATDIRGARVLDCFAGSGALCLEALSRYASFAKMIELQKNAANQLKQNLATLQCHNAEVINADSLQILAQGTTEGFDVVFIDPPFRKALAIKTIELLAAHHWLNNHALIYVETESELTICNVPANWIPLKEKFAGQVCYRLYQYQQAGSLNAEANESVQD; from the coding sequence ATGGCTAAAAAAAATACCAGCAGCGGTCAGGTGCGGATTATTTCAGGTCAATGGCGATCTCGTAAGTTACCGATCCATGATCTTGAAGGTTTACGCCCAACAACTGATCGCGTACGGGAGACCTTATTTAATTGGCTTGCAACCGATATTCGTGGTGCCAGAGTGCTCGATTGTTTTGCTGGCAGTGGTGCATTATGCCTTGAAGCATTATCGCGTTATGCCAGCTTTGCCAAAATGATTGAACTGCAAAAAAATGCGGCCAACCAACTTAAGCAAAACCTCGCTACGCTGCAGTGTCATAACGCTGAAGTGATTAATGCTGACAGTTTACAAATCCTTGCACAAGGCACGACTGAAGGATTTGATGTGGTTTTTATCGATCCCCCTTTTCGCAAAGCATTAGCCATTAAGACCATTGAGCTATTGGCGGCACATCATTGGTTAAATAATCATGCGTTAATTTATGTTGAAACAGAATCAGAGTTAACAATCTGTAATGTCCCAGCTAATTGGATCCCCTTAAAAGAAAAATTTGCTGGACAAGTATGCTACCGCTTGTATCAATATCAACAAGCTGGATCACTTAATGCAGAGGCCAATGAAAGTGTCCAAGATTAA
- a CDS encoding DUF1145 domain-containing protein, which yields MKVSKIKQGSIIKQKHLITDIVLIGKTATLSMWMLFAYSCVIPFDSGATALLLAVASITALMHTLLLLLVLARKPLRFRHQYRAILCWGVFGLLSPTEPATTGNL from the coding sequence ATGAAAGTGTCCAAGATTAAACAAGGTTCCATAATAAAACAAAAACACTTGATCACAGATATCGTGTTAATCGGTAAAACCGCCACATTATCGATGTGGATGTTATTTGCTTATAGCTGTGTCATCCCTTTTGACTCAGGCGCGACGGCACTACTGCTGGCCGTGGCAAGCATCACAGCCTTAATGCACACCTTGCTACTTTTGCTTGTGTTAGCGCGTAAACCCTTAAGGTTTCGCCACCAATATAGGGCCATCCTATGCTGGGGTGTTTTCGGCTTACTCTCCCCTACAGAGCCGGCCACAACAGGCAATCTTTAA
- a CDS encoding NapC/NirT family cytochrome c, translating to MNWRALFKPSAKYSIIALIVVGVIVGVVGYFATQQTLHATSSDAFCMTCHRDHSLRDEVMASAHGGGSAGITVQCQDCHLPHGPFAYLLKKIVVSKDLIGLMTIDGFMTQEWLDENRKEQADLALEYFRSNDSANCQHCHTRIYEDQPDTMKKMAVRMHSMNFKKAPESRKTCVDCHKGVAHPYPKS from the coding sequence ATGAACTGGCGTGCACTATTTAAACCAAGCGCGAAGTACTCAATTATTGCCCTTATTGTGGTGGGTGTAATTGTTGGGGTAGTCGGCTATTTTGCAACACAACAGACTTTGCATGCGACAAGTAGTGATGCTTTTTGTATGACATGTCACCGAGACCATTCGTTAAGAGATGAAGTTATGGCGTCAGCTCATGGTGGCGGTAGTGCGGGTATTACCGTGCAATGTCAAGATTGTCACTTACCTCATGGACCATTTGCTTATTTACTGAAGAAAATCGTTGTGTCTAAAGATTTGATTGGTTTAATGACCATCGATGGTTTTATGACTCAAGAATGGTTAGATGAGAACCGTAAAGAACAAGCGGATCTTGCCTTAGAATACTTCCGCAGCAATGATTCTGCTAACTGTCAGCATTGCCATACTCGTATTTATGAAGATCAACCCGATACGATGAAGAAAATGGCAGTAAGAATGCACAGTATGAACTTTAAAAAAGCACCTGAATCTAGAAAGACCTGTGTCGATTGTCATAAAGGCGTCGCGCATCCTTACCCTAAAAGCTAG
- a CDS encoding CueP family metal-binding protein, translating to MFKKLLISSFIMLGASTLVQAQEPMDAQHFEQLNYKEAVLTANSLYRNDQGIVVKVLPNKITASFANGSSASVAIPQDQFFLSIAPFLSQTHPCTNHVPTGCTGELVGEKMHMSAIDVATGEEILNQMVTTQPDGFIDFWVPRDRKLAFTFHHGDKNGVYREAKEVISTDENSRTCITSMKLLDKNDQPATESKHSHH from the coding sequence ATGTTTAAAAAATTATTGATCAGCAGCTTCATCATGCTTGGTGCTAGCACCCTTGTTCAAGCACAAGAGCCTATGGACGCACAACATTTTGAACAATTAAATTATAAAGAAGCAGTATTAACCGCAAATTCATTATATAGAAATGATCAAGGTATTGTTGTTAAAGTGCTACCCAATAAGATCACGGCTTCATTTGCTAATGGCAGCTCTGCATCGGTTGCTATTCCACAAGATCAATTCTTCTTATCTATTGCCCCTTTCTTAAGTCAAACTCACCCGTGCACCAACCATGTTCCAACGGGATGTACTGGTGAATTGGTCGGCGAAAAAATGCATATGTCGGCTATTGATGTCGCCACCGGAGAGGAAATTCTCAATCAAATGGTCACCACTCAACCCGACGGGTTTATTGATTTTTGGGTCCCTAGGGATCGCAAGTTAGCGTTCACTTTTCATCATGGTGACAAAAATGGCGTATACCGAGAAGCTAAAGAAGTCATATCAACGGATGAAAACAGCCGCACTTGCATTACCAGTATGAAGTTATTGGATAAAAATGATCAGCCTGCAACGGAGTCAAAACACAGTCATCATTAA
- a CDS encoding PepSY domain-containing protein, translating into MHKTARTVHKWLMLLLGLQFVIWPVTGAYMVFMHIDYIHGDPLITNPQIKINPDKLQYSLAQLLQTYPHAEQISVGKLMEQDVYRFSIPSQTATQQVLLSAQTGERLSPLNQTTAIALAQYYYAGNEPIDEVSLLTDNPPFELSDRHLPAWRINFEHFSAPSIYISADSGLIVGKRHAFWRIFDWMFRFHVMDYGDAEEVDNLLLFWIALLSTFATISGLVLTYFRVFGRKNKRKPMYSKRKNIFKKRNHSGAA; encoded by the coding sequence ATGCATAAAACCGCAAGAACAGTTCATAAATGGCTGATGCTATTACTCGGACTGCAGTTTGTTATTTGGCCAGTGACGGGGGCATACATGGTGTTTATGCATATTGACTATATCCATGGGGATCCGCTAATAACTAACCCTCAGATAAAAATCAATCCCGATAAACTGCAGTACTCGTTGGCACAACTGTTACAGACTTACCCTCATGCTGAGCAAATCAGTGTGGGTAAGCTGATGGAGCAAGACGTATACCGTTTTTCAATCCCAAGCCAAACAGCGACTCAGCAGGTATTATTAAGCGCACAAACCGGTGAGCGTTTATCGCCACTAAATCAAACGACGGCCATTGCATTAGCCCAATATTATTACGCAGGTAATGAGCCTATCGATGAGGTGAGCTTACTGACCGACAATCCACCTTTTGAGCTGAGTGATCGACATTTACCCGCTTGGCGGATTAATTTCGAGCATTTCTCCGCACCATCAATTTATATCTCTGCCGACAGTGGACTTATCGTCGGTAAACGTCATGCCTTTTGGCGGATATTTGACTGGATGTTTCGCTTTCATGTGATGGACTATGGCGATGCTGAAGAGGTCGATAACCTGTTGTTATTTTGGATAGCATTGTTATCGACATTCGCCACTATTAGCGGGCTAGTATTAACTTACTTCAGGGTGTTTGGTCGCAAAAATAAACGTAAGCCAATGTATAGTAAGCGTAAAAATATATTTAAAAAACGCAATCACAGTGGAGCAGCCTAA
- a CDS encoding PepSY domain-containing protein, with translation MFWIRKVHKWASVIVGIQLLLWLISGLYFNLMDHNKAQGLSYRSDAHAVVAVETHRLVEPKMVLGAFKPSVSLSLITLLDKPYYLLTHEKGLYKHLRHDYTLVNAYQGKPVLIDVEFAQRLARESYSGEAQISSTNLLIPPLDDFPKQQNDTWQINFADDIATSVYIEAQSGRLVGHSDEHKRLAEVFFMLHFMDYFNEGGFNTIPIKIFAFITLWLTFSGFIWVIDMLKRHKYRPKWKPKSALSTRETTLN, from the coding sequence ATGTTTTGGATCAGAAAAGTGCATAAATGGGCATCGGTCATTGTGGGCATTCAATTACTGCTTTGGTTGATCAGCGGGCTGTATTTTAATCTTATGGATCACAATAAAGCCCAAGGCCTTAGTTACCGAAGCGATGCTCACGCCGTGGTGGCGGTAGAGACTCATCGTTTGGTTGAACCTAAAATGGTTTTAGGCGCCTTTAAACCAAGCGTGTCACTCAGCTTGATTACTTTATTAGATAAACCTTACTACTTATTAACCCATGAAAAAGGCTTATATAAACATCTTCGCCATGACTACACCTTGGTTAATGCTTATCAGGGTAAACCGGTATTGATTGACGTCGAATTTGCGCAACGACTGGCCAGAGAGTCCTATTCTGGCGAGGCTCAAATCAGTTCGACAAATCTACTGATCCCGCCATTGGACGACTTTCCTAAACAGCAAAATGACACTTGGCAGATAAACTTTGCCGATGACATTGCCACCAGCGTTTATATTGAAGCCCAATCGGGCCGACTTGTCGGTCACAGTGATGAGCACAAACGTTTAGCCGAAGTGTTTTTTATGCTCCACTTTATGGATTACTTCAATGAAGGCGGTTTTAATACTATTCCTATTAAGATCTTTGCGTTTATCACCTTATGGTTAACCTTTAGCGGATTTATTTGGGTAATCGACATGTTGAAGCGCCACAAATACCGACCTAAGTGGAAACCAAAATCAGCATTGTCTACACGTGAAACCACGCTAAATTAA
- a CDS encoding heavy metal-binding domain-containing protein produces the protein MKKFSFASVLLGALIAVMLPVALTSPVVYGAEHDHAQHQSAASKTYTCPMHPQETSDKEGRCSICNMFLVVKDEQQESITDDSQHHSAVSKTYTCPMHPQETSDKEGRCSICNMFLVVKDEQQESITNDSQHHSAVSKTYTCPMHPQETSDKEGRCPICNMFLVVKDEQDEFTADDSQHHSAVSKTYTCPMHPEETSDKEGRCSICNMFLVVKDEQQESSADDIQHSMANM, from the coding sequence ATGAAAAAATTCTCCTTTGCTAGTGTGCTGTTAGGCGCGTTGATTGCCGTTATGCTCCCCGTCGCTCTGACATCACCAGTGGTTTATGGCGCAGAGCACGATCATGCCCAACATCAGTCAGCGGCCAGTAAAACCTATACTTGCCCGATGCACCCTCAAGAGACCAGCGATAAAGAGGGACGTTGTTCCATCTGCAATATGTTTTTGGTCGTCAAAGATGAGCAACAAGAGTCCATCACTGACGACAGCCAACATCATTCAGCGGTCAGTAAAACCTATACTTGCCCGATGCACCCTCAAGAAACCAGCGATAAAGAGGGACGTTGTTCCATCTGCAATATGTTTTTAGTCGTCAAAGATGAGCAACAAGAGTCCATCACTAACGACAGCCAACATCATTCAGCGGTCAGTAAAACCTATACTTGCCCGATGCACCCTCAAGAAACCAGCGATAAAGAGGGACGTTGTCCCATCTGTAATATGTTTTTAGTCGTCAAAGATGAGCAAGACGAATTTACCGCTGACGACAGCCAACATCATTCAGCGGTCAGTAAAACCTATACTTGCCCGATGCACCCAGAAGAAACCAGCGATAAAGAGGGACGTTGTTCCATCTGTAATATGTTTTTAGTCGTCAAAGATGAGCAACAAGAGTCCAGCGCTGACGACATTCAACATTCAATGGCTAACATGTAA